A section of the Deinococcus taeanensis genome encodes:
- a CDS encoding CBS domain-containing protein — MTTLRDIMTSDLTTADPGATLKEVATLMLEQDIGNVLIMDGDHLSGIITDRDIVVRAVAYGHDVGSAASDYATGGVFTLEADTSVEDAAQEMARRQLRRLPVTENGRVVGIVSLGDLATRTSSGADEQALQGISQSIP, encoded by the coding sequence ATGACCACCCTGAGAGACATCATGACCAGTGACCTGACCACGGCCGACCCCGGCGCCACCCTGAAGGAGGTGGCCACGCTGATGCTGGAGCAGGACATCGGCAACGTGTTGATCATGGACGGGGATCACCTGAGCGGCATCATCACCGACCGGGATATCGTGGTGCGTGCCGTGGCGTACGGGCACGATGTGGGCAGCGCCGCCAGCGATTACGCGACCGGCGGCGTGTTCACCCTGGAGGCCGACACGAGCGTTGAAGACGCCGCGCAGGAGATGGCCCGCCGGCAGCTGCGACGCCTGCCGGTCACCGAGAACGGTCGGGTGGTGGGCATCGTGAGTCTGGGGGATCTCGCAACGCGGACCAGCAGCGGTGCCGACGAGCAGGCGCTGCAGGGAATCAGTCAGTCCATTCCGTAA
- a CDS encoding PAS domain S-box protein, which translates to MRQGRLELAWAYVLFALLVLESFLLVWLVPRGVVLGALLPVLGALAVAAGLAPRVIRMVRGHRLLQESYAQELSFARLLMETVEHGLTVTDEDGRFVYVNRAYAQLLGVTPERVLGRTPYEFTVREKHAAVREAWEHPQENGGVSYRSQLRRADGQVVEVVVKGRPRWHAGRIVGNVASVVPVRAVEERQVGGPDDR; encoded by the coding sequence ATGAGACAGGGGCGGCTGGAACTGGCCTGGGCGTACGTGTTGTTTGCGCTGCTGGTCCTGGAGTCATTCCTGCTGGTATGGCTGGTGCCGCGCGGCGTGGTGCTGGGCGCGCTGCTACCGGTGCTGGGTGCACTGGCGGTGGCGGCGGGGCTGGCGCCGCGGGTGATCCGGATGGTGCGGGGTCACCGCCTGCTGCAGGAGTCGTATGCGCAGGAACTGTCGTTCGCGCGGCTCCTGATGGAAACCGTGGAGCACGGCCTGACGGTCACGGACGAGGATGGCCGGTTCGTGTACGTGAACCGGGCGTACGCGCAGCTGCTGGGCGTGACGCCGGAGCGGGTGCTGGGACGCACGCCGTACGAGTTCACGGTCAGGGAGAAGCATGCTGCGGTGCGTGAGGCGTGGGAGCATCCGCAGGAGAATGGCGGCGTGTCGTACCGGTCGCAGCTGCGCCGGGCGGATGGTCAGGTGGTTGAGGTTGTGGTGAAGGGTCGGCCGCGCTGGCACGCCGGGCGGATCGTGGGGAACGTGGCGTCCGTGGTGCCGGTGAGGGCAGTGGAGGAGCGGCAGGTGGGCGGGCCGGATGACCGGTGA
- a CDS encoding VF530 family DNA-binding protein translates to MTRDALHGVTLERIVTHLRDEYGWAELGRRIPVRCFQRDPSVTSSLKFLRKTPWAREQVETEYVRLTQRENANTLIEALKAGTLTADLTSPSQTKVHEALGWALRHDAQPGTLLALLERVQDVNFWPDNQPLPLLNLAIDRDAPPIFVRALLKAGANPNDARYWLPLLHTTDVEGQALDSGRRAPRTDVLDLLLAHGADPQGTDRQGVTALEIARAYELKVVINRLEHGKA, encoded by the coding sequence ATGACCCGTGACGCACTGCACGGCGTGACCCTGGAGCGCATCGTCACGCACCTGCGCGACGAGTACGGCTGGGCGGAACTGGGCCGGCGCATCCCGGTCCGCTGCTTCCAGCGCGACCCCAGCGTGACCAGCAGCCTGAAGTTCCTGCGCAAGACGCCCTGGGCACGTGAACAGGTGGAAACCGAGTACGTGCGCCTCACGCAGCGGGAGAACGCCAACACCCTGATCGAGGCGCTCAAGGCCGGCACGCTGACGGCCGACCTGACCTCCCCCAGTCAGACGAAAGTGCACGAGGCGCTGGGCTGGGCCCTGCGGCACGACGCGCAGCCCGGCACGCTGCTCGCCCTGCTGGAGCGCGTGCAGGACGTAAACTTCTGGCCGGACAACCAGCCGCTGCCTCTGCTGAACCTCGCCATTGACCGCGACGCGCCGCCCATCTTCGTCCGGGCGCTGCTGAAAGCCGGCGCCAATCCGAACGACGCGCGGTACTGGCTCCCGCTGCTGCACACCACCGACGTCGAAGGCCAGGCGCTGGACTCCGGCCGGCGAGCGCCACGCACCGACGTGCTGGACCTGCTGCTTGCCCACGGCGCAGACCCCCAAGGCACCGACCGGCAGGGCGTCACGGCCCTGGAGATCGCCCGCGCCTACGAGCTCAAGGTCGTCATCAACCGGCTGGAACACGGCAAGGCCTGA
- the dnaK gene encoding molecular chaperone DnaK, which translates to MPKAVGIDLGTTNSVIAVMEGGRPEVIVNAEGARTTPSVVAYKGEERLVGQIARRQAALNPQATLFEVKRFIGRRWDEVKEEAARSPFTVKEGPGGSVRIDVNGQDLAPEQVSAEVLRKLVNDASAKLGEKIRDVVITVPAYFDNSQREATKQAGEIAGLNVLRVINEPTAAALAYGLERKGNETVLVFDLGGGTFDVTILELGDGVFEVKSTSGDTHLGGADFDQRIVDWLATEFQKDNSFDLRKDKQALQRLIEAAEKAKIELSNASETTISLPFITFDPETRTPMHLERTLSRARFEELTADLLRRVRKPVEQALADAKLDASKIDEVILVGGSTRIPAVKRIVQDIIGKTPNESVNPDEAVALGAAVQAGIIQGDSSLGDIVLVDVTPLTLGVEVKGGMIAPMITRNTPVPAKKTEVYTTAENNQPGVEINVLQGERPMAADNKSLGRFKLEGIPPMRAGTPKIEVTFDIDANGILHVTAKEATSGKEASIRIENTTTLDKSDVERMVQEAEQNAETDKKRRERVEKRNNLDSLRVQALGQIEENAGAAQDAKDTLKAAADEAEEAVRSDDDAKIEAAQKSLEEALRTFMTAAQSQPQDGAAQPQANKADDDVIDADFKPAE; encoded by the coding sequence ATGCCCAAAGCAGTCGGAATTGACCTCGGTACCACCAACTCCGTCATCGCCGTGATGGAAGGCGGCCGCCCCGAAGTGATCGTGAACGCCGAAGGCGCCCGCACCACCCCCAGCGTCGTGGCCTACAAGGGCGAGGAGCGCCTCGTCGGCCAGATTGCCCGCCGCCAGGCTGCCCTGAACCCCCAGGCCACCCTGTTCGAAGTCAAGCGCTTCATCGGGCGCCGCTGGGATGAAGTGAAGGAAGAAGCCGCGCGCAGCCCCTTCACCGTCAAAGAAGGCCCCGGCGGCAGCGTCCGCATCGACGTGAACGGCCAGGACCTCGCCCCCGAGCAGGTCAGCGCCGAAGTGCTGCGTAAACTCGTGAACGACGCCTCGGCCAAGCTCGGCGAGAAGATCCGCGACGTGGTCATCACCGTTCCCGCGTACTTCGACAACTCCCAGCGCGAGGCGACCAAGCAGGCCGGTGAGATCGCAGGTCTCAACGTGCTGCGCGTCATCAACGAACCCACCGCCGCGGCCCTCGCCTACGGTCTGGAACGCAAGGGCAACGAAACCGTGCTGGTCTTCGACCTGGGGGGCGGCACCTTCGACGTGACCATCCTCGAACTCGGCGACGGCGTGTTCGAAGTGAAGTCCACGAGCGGCGACACCCACCTCGGCGGCGCGGACTTCGACCAGCGCATCGTCGACTGGCTCGCCACCGAGTTCCAGAAGGACAACAGCTTCGACCTGCGCAAGGACAAGCAGGCCCTGCAGCGCCTGATCGAAGCGGCCGAAAAAGCCAAGATTGAACTGAGCAACGCGTCTGAAACCACCATCAGCCTGCCGTTCATCACCTTCGACCCCGAAACCCGCACCCCGATGCACCTCGAGCGCACCCTCAGCCGTGCCAGATTCGAGGAGCTTACGGCCGACCTGCTGCGCCGCGTGCGTAAACCCGTCGAGCAGGCCCTCGCCGACGCCAAGCTCGACGCCAGCAAGATTGACGAAGTGATCCTGGTGGGCGGCTCCACCCGCATTCCCGCCGTCAAACGCATCGTGCAGGACATCATCGGCAAAACCCCGAACGAGTCCGTGAACCCCGACGAGGCCGTCGCGCTTGGCGCCGCCGTGCAGGCCGGCATCATCCAGGGGGACAGCAGCCTGGGCGACATCGTTCTCGTGGACGTCACGCCGCTCACGCTGGGCGTGGAAGTCAAGGGCGGCATGATCGCCCCCATGATCACCCGCAACACCCCGGTGCCCGCCAAGAAAACCGAGGTGTACACCACGGCCGAGAACAACCAGCCCGGCGTGGAAATCAACGTGCTGCAGGGCGAGCGCCCCATGGCGGCCGACAACAAGAGCCTGGGCCGGTTCAAGCTCGAAGGCATTCCGCCCATGCGCGCCGGAACGCCGAAAATCGAGGTGACCTTCGACATCGATGCCAACGGCATCCTGCACGTCACGGCGAAGGAAGCCACCAGCGGGAAGGAAGCCAGCATCCGCATTGAGAACACCACCACCCTCGACAAGAGCGACGTGGAGCGCATGGTGCAGGAAGCCGAGCAGAACGCCGAGACCGACAAGAAGCGCCGCGAGCGCGTCGAGAAACGCAACAACCTCGACAGCCTGCGCGTTCAGGCGCTCGGCCAGATCGAGGAGAACGCCGGCGCCGCGCAGGACGCCAAGGACACCCTCAAGGCCGCCGCCGACGAAGCCGAAGAAGCGGTTCGCAGCGACGACGACGCCAAGATCGAAGCCGCGCAGAAGAGCCTCGAAGAAGCGCTGCGCACCTTCATGACCGCCGCGCAGAGCCAGCCGCAGGACGGCGCCGCGCAGCCCCAGGCGAACAAGGCCGATGACGACGTGATCGACGCGGACTTCAAACCCGCCGAGTAA
- a CDS encoding nucleotide exchange factor GrpE produces the protein MFRKRGPKMTDDQHKPATPDADVTPDRTVNEDGLDVPETETDNMAEDADTVFPGMDENMLGQVQEMMAKLERADELEKENSDLKGRLARLAADFDSYRRRTQEDVAAAQGQGVSKAAEALMPVYDDMDRAVTMGAADPAKLIPGMQAVQGKILGVFSGLGLEATGREGEAFDPQWHEALQVVPGEQDDVIVQVYQLGFRMGDRLVRPARVVVSRKD, from the coding sequence ATGTTCCGAAAGCGAGGGCCCAAAATGACCGACGACCAGCACAAACCCGCCACCCCCGACGCCGACGTGACCCCCGACAGAACCGTCAATGAGGACGGCCTGGACGTGCCGGAAACCGAAACCGACAACATGGCCGAGGACGCCGACACCGTGTTCCCCGGCATGGACGAGAACATGCTCGGGCAGGTGCAGGAAATGATGGCGAAACTCGAACGCGCCGACGAACTGGAAAAGGAGAACAGCGACCTGAAAGGCCGCCTGGCCCGCCTCGCTGCCGACTTCGACAGCTACCGCCGGCGCACCCAGGAAGACGTCGCCGCCGCCCAGGGACAGGGCGTCAGCAAGGCCGCTGAGGCCCTGATGCCCGTGTACGACGACATGGACCGCGCCGTGACCATGGGGGCCGCCGACCCCGCCAAACTTATTCCCGGCATGCAGGCCGTGCAGGGCAAGATCCTGGGCGTGTTCTCCGGCCTGGGGCTCGAAGCCACCGGCCGCGAAGGGGAAGCCTTTGACCCACAGTGGCACGAGGCGCTGCAGGTGGTGCCCGGCGAACAGGACGACGTGATCGTGCAGGTCTACCAGCTGGGCTTCCGCATGGGAGACCGCCTCGTGCGCCCGGCCCGCGTGGTCGTCAGCCGGAAGGACTGA
- a CDS encoding DnaJ C-terminal domain-containing protein gives MAYKEYYDVLGVSRGASDADIKSAYRKLAKQYHPDKNAGDEKAAERFKEIGEAYAVLSDPEKRKVYDQFGHTGQVPPGYGGPGAGGFQGGDFAGFDPGQFSDFFQGLFGGAGRRGGGPAAGFQGSQVNLEDLLGGLGGAGQGRRFVQNVEGELQVTLEEAFQGSDEVINVDGKRLSLRVPAGTRDGARLRLAGQGPGGGDVLLTIRVLEDARFDLDGDDLTTSVDVPAPVAALGGDVTVQTLSGKGNLSVPPGSSGGRRMRLRGQGWPRRDGTRGDLYVRLNVTVPAALSEEQKDLYRRLRDLG, from the coding sequence ATGGCCTACAAGGAGTACTACGACGTGCTGGGCGTCTCGCGCGGCGCGTCCGACGCGGACATCAAGAGTGCGTACCGCAAACTCGCCAAGCAGTACCACCCCGACAAGAATGCCGGGGACGAAAAAGCCGCCGAGCGCTTCAAGGAAATCGGCGAGGCCTACGCTGTCCTCAGTGACCCTGAGAAACGCAAGGTGTACGACCAGTTCGGGCACACCGGGCAGGTTCCGCCCGGCTACGGCGGACCCGGCGCGGGCGGCTTCCAGGGTGGGGACTTCGCCGGGTTCGACCCCGGGCAGTTCAGCGACTTCTTCCAGGGTCTGTTCGGAGGGGCCGGGCGTCGCGGCGGCGGGCCCGCCGCCGGCTTCCAGGGGTCCCAGGTGAACCTGGAAGACCTGCTCGGCGGTCTGGGCGGCGCCGGTCAGGGCCGGCGGTTCGTGCAGAACGTCGAGGGTGAACTGCAAGTCACGCTGGAAGAAGCGTTCCAGGGCTCCGACGAGGTCATCAACGTGGACGGCAAACGCCTGAGCCTACGTGTGCCGGCCGGCACGCGGGACGGCGCGCGGCTGCGGCTGGCCGGACAGGGCCCCGGCGGCGGCGACGTGCTGCTGACCATCCGCGTGCTGGAAGACGCCCGCTTTGACCTGGACGGTGACGACCTCACCACCAGTGTGGACGTGCCTGCCCCGGTCGCGGCCCTGGGCGGCGACGTGACTGTGCAGACGCTGTCCGGCAAAGGCAACCTGAGTGTTCCGCCTGGCAGCAGTGGCGGACGCCGCATGCGCCTGCGCGGTCAGGGCTGGCCCCGCCGGGATGGAACGCGGGGCGACCTGTACGTGCGCCTGAACGTGACCGTGCCGGCCGCGCTGAGTGAGGAGCAGAAGGACCTGTACCGCCGGCTGCGTGACCTGGGCTGA